A DNA window from Impatiens glandulifera chromosome 7, dImpGla2.1, whole genome shotgun sequence contains the following coding sequences:
- the LOC124944858 gene encoding uncharacterized protein LOC124944858 produces the protein MVEIFSERYLRRPIPNDISRLLNIGQQCGFPGMLGSLNCMHWRWKNCPTAWAVQYAGRSGKPTIILEAVVDYDLWIWHAYFGLLGTNNDINVLESSHLLSDLAQDISPPTHYVIQGKEYIT, from the coding sequence ATGGTTGAGATATTTAGCGAACGCTATCTTAGAAGGCCAATACCAAATGATATTTCTAGACTTCTCAATATTGGTCAGCAATGTGGATTTCCTGGAATGTTAGGCAGTTTAAATTGTATGCATTGGAGGTGGAAAAATTGTCCAACCGCGTGGGCGGTGCAATACGCTGGCCGTAGTGGAAAGCCTACTATCATTCTCGAAGCTGTCGTAGATTATGATCTTTGGATATGGCATGCATATTTTGGTTTGCTAGGCACCAACAATGATATAAACGTGCTAGAGTCATCTCATTTGTTATCGGATCTAGCTCAAGATATTTCTCCTCCGACTCATTATGTAATTCAAGGAAAAGAATATATAACATGA